The genomic window CCCCCCAATTAGGATCAGACAACGCTACTTGATAAACAAACACAAAAAGAATTACAAAAATCAAACAGACAACTATTGCTTCAATTTTTCTAAAACCAACTTTCGTTAACAACAATAATAATAAAACATCAAATACCGTAATAAAGACTGCGACGACAAGCGGAATATTAAAAAGTAAATAAAGAGCAATTGATGCGCCAATTACTTCCGCAATATCTGTTGCCATAATCGCTAATTCCGTTAAAATCCATAAAATGATTCCTAGTTTTTTACTCGTTCTCGCTCGAATTGCTTGAGCTAAATCCATTTGACTAACAATTCCCAATTTAGCAGCCATATATTGTAATAGCATTGCAATTAAACTAGACATTAAAATGACCGACATTAATAAATACTGGAAGTTTTGCCCACCCGTAATCGAAGTAGACCAGTTGCCTGGATCCATATATCCCACAGCAACTAATGCTCCCGGTCCAGAATAGGCGAACAGGGTTTTCCAAAAGCCTTTGCCTTTGGGTACCCTGACAGTTCCGTTAATTTCCTCTAAAGAGGGACCATTCGCATGCTGAATTAATCGAGGTTTGTACTCTTTACCAGACTGACTTGTTGTATCTTTCAAAATATTTCCACCTTCCTTTAAGAATATTATAAGTATACACCTCTTTTTTATAAAATTAAAGCAAAATATTAGGCAAACCTAAAAAAAAAATAAACATCGCCTAATTTAATATTATTTGCCTTCATTTCATTTGTATCGGAATGAATCAATTGTACACTGGACCAATGTCAAATATTTAGACACAAAATGAGCTATATTTTCTTAAAATAATTTTCTTCTTTCTGATTTGGAGTTAAACCCTTGTTGGCGGAATGAGGATTATAATTGTTATAAAATTGTTCGATGTATTCAAAGCAAGAGAGTTGAACTTCTTAAATGGAGTGATAAGTTCTGCGATTAATTTCTCGTTGTTTAAGATACTTGAAAAAGACCTCAGTGACGGCATTATCATAAGGATATCCAGGCTTGGAGTAAGAAGCAAGCAATTGATACTCATCTAATAACTTTCTAAAGGAAGCTGATTTAAATTGGCTTCCTTGGTCCGAATGAAAGATAATTGGTTCCTTAGGCTTCCTCTTATTTATAGCTATCTCTAAGGTGTCACAGGCGAGTTTGGCATCAATCCTATCACTTACTTTCCACGCAATACATTTCCTTGAGTAGAGGTCAAGAATAGCACAGAGATAAACATGTCGTTTAGGTCCTATAGAGATATAAGTGAAATCTGTTGTCCAAACTTGATTTGGGGAGTTCGGGTTAAATTCTTGTTTAAGCAGATTATCAGAAGAAAA from Streptococcus macedonicus ACA-DC 198 includes these protein-coding regions:
- a CDS encoding Transposase TnpA; its protein translation is MTLPKMSTIKPRFKSKKAPVFSSDNLLKQEFNPNSPNQVWTTDFTYISIGPKRHVYLCAILDLYSRKCIAWKVSDRIDAKLACDTLEIAINKRKPKEPIIFHSDQGSQFKSASFRKLLDEYQLLASYSKPGYPYDNAVTEVFFKYLKQREINRRTYHSI